The following proteins are co-located in the Streptomyces sp. DT2A-34 genome:
- a CDS encoding S8 family peptidase, which translates to MARTRIRRLRWAGGLTAVTCVAALSATTMPAHAAPEGQILGAGDPGSVSGSYLVTLKGGTKAPSAAGKSLAEKYGAKISHTYDTVLNGYAVQANERQAKRLAADSRVASVVQDTRVTPAHTQKNPPSWGLDRIDQRNLPLDKSYTWPESAGAGVTVYVIDTGIRISHKDFGGRASYGWDFVGNDRTASDGNGHGTHVAGTVAGKQYGVAKKAKVVAVRVLDNDGGGTTAQVIAGIDWVTKHAKKPAVANVSLGGYRNTQLDAAVRNSIASGVTYTVAAGNDGLPAGLYSPAAVREAVTVGATDKKDARADFSNFGSVLDLFAPGVSITSASYASDTGKATFSGTSMASPHAAGVAALYLADHPKAGPAQVSKALVAQAVSGKVSGRGLGSPNKLLQVPGS; encoded by the coding sequence ATGGCACGGACGCGCATACGGCGTCTGCGCTGGGCCGGTGGCCTGACCGCGGTGACCTGTGTCGCCGCGCTTTCGGCCACCACCATGCCCGCGCACGCCGCACCGGAGGGGCAGATACTCGGCGCCGGGGACCCCGGCTCCGTCAGCGGCAGTTACCTGGTGACACTCAAGGGGGGAACGAAGGCTCCCTCGGCGGCCGGAAAGAGCCTCGCCGAGAAGTACGGGGCGAAAATAAGCCACACCTACGACACGGTCCTCAACGGCTATGCCGTCCAGGCCAACGAGAGACAAGCCAAGCGGCTCGCAGCCGACTCCCGCGTCGCGTCGGTCGTCCAGGACACCCGCGTCACGCCGGCCCACACCCAGAAGAACCCGCCGTCCTGGGGGCTCGACCGCATCGACCAGCGCAACCTGCCGCTGGACAAGAGCTACACCTGGCCCGAGTCCGCGGGCGCCGGAGTGACCGTGTACGTGATCGACACCGGCATTCGCATCTCGCACAAGGACTTCGGCGGCCGGGCGAGCTACGGCTGGGACTTCGTCGGCAACGACCGGACCGCGAGCGACGGCAACGGCCACGGCACCCATGTCGCCGGCACCGTCGCGGGCAAGCAGTACGGGGTCGCCAAGAAGGCCAAGGTCGTCGCCGTACGCGTGCTCGACAATGACGGCGGTGGCACCACGGCCCAGGTCATCGCGGGCATCGACTGGGTGACCAAGCACGCGAAGAAGCCCGCGGTCGCCAACGTCAGCCTCGGCGGCTACCGCAACACGCAGCTCGACGCCGCCGTACGCAACTCCATCGCGTCCGGCGTCACCTACACGGTCGCGGCGGGCAACGACGGGCTGCCGGCCGGCCTGTACTCCCCCGCGGCGGTGCGGGAGGCCGTCACCGTGGGCGCCACCGACAAGAAGGACGCGCGGGCCGACTTCTCCAACTTCGGCTCGGTACTGGACCTGTTCGCCCCGGGCGTCTCGATCACCTCCGCGTCGTACGCGAGCGACACCGGCAAGGCGACCTTCTCCGGTACGTCGATGGCCTCGCCGCACGCGGCGGGCGTGGCCGCGCTCTATCTGGCCGACCACCCGAAGGCCGGGCCCGCACAGGTGTCCAAGGC